In Fusarium falciforme chromosome 10, complete sequence, a single genomic region encodes these proteins:
- a CDS encoding Methyltransf-2 domain-containing protein — translation MHKTERDAIIEHAAQIKHLVHDPNSFLTELVVQQQQYHCIGWLCHFDVLSHIPLPPASLSYADVSAKAGVPISTLRSVARMAMTAGLLCEDRDGRLSHNLLSASFVENPHMRVQLLHMFNQTVPIMEKLAQATEKWGSTTAKNETAYNLVHETDLTFFEHLKSRPDLNEGFDAFMKSRAVSHTGSNVEHLLEAFDWKSLGKAKVVDVGGSSGSTATMLATTYPELKLVVEDLPGPVKNARARIPELPEDVRSRIEILDYDFFTPQPVKGADVYLLRTIIHDWPDADAVKILRGIVEAMGPSSRLLIMDMVLPKPGSGSRTFEAALRQKDLTMIQAFNAKERETEEWTALLAKAGLTIRAIERPAGSELSVIEATLSSVNGEVANGVNGHA, via the exons ATGCACAAGACTGAAAGAGACGCCATTATTGAGCATGCAGCTCAAATCAAGCACCTTGTTCATGATCCCAACAGCTTCCTCACAGAGTTGGTCGTACAACAGCAGCAATATCACTGCATCGGTTGGCTCTGTCACTTTGATGTACTCTCTCACATTCCACTCCCTCCGGCTTCACTTTCATATGCCGATGTTTCAGCCAAGGCCGGCGTGCCAATCTCTACGCTTCGGTCTGTAGCCCGCATGGCCATGACTGCCGGCCTGCTCTGCGAGGACAGGGATGGCAGGCTTTCGCACAATCTGCTCTCCGCCTCGTTTGTTGAGAATCCTCACATGCGGGTTCAGCTACTGCACATGTTCAACCAGACTGTCCCAATTATGGAGAAATTGGCACAGGCAACCGAGAAATGGGGAAGCACGACGGCGAAGAACGAGACTGCGTATAATCTCGTGCATGAGACCGATTTGACGTTTTTCGAGCATCTCAAGTCTCGGCCCGATCTCAACGAGGGCTTCGATGCCTTTATGAAGAGTCGAGCGGTTTCTCATACTGGCTCGAATGTGGAGCATCTGCTGGAGGCTTTTGACTGGAAGTCTCTGGGAAAGGCCAAGGTCGTCGAT GTTGGTGGAAGCAGCGGTTCTACCGCCACCATGCTTGCCACAACATATCCAGAACTCAAGCTGGTGGTTGAAGATCTTCCTGGCCCTGTCAAGAATGCCAGAGCTCGCATTCCTGAGCTTCCGGAAGACGTGAGAAGTCGTATCGAGATTCTCGATTACGACTTCTTTACTCCCCAACCAGTCAAGGGAGCAGATGTTTACCTTCTGCGAACCATCATCCACGACTGGCCGGATGCCGACGCGGTCAAGATTCTGCGAGGTATCGTAGAAGCGATGGGGCCGTCCAGCCGCCTTCTCATCATGGACATGGTCCTTCCAAAGCCAGGTTCTGGCTCAAGGACATTCGAAGCAGCCTTACGACAGAAGGATCTCACCATGATCCAGGCATTCAACGCCAAGGAGCGGGAGACTGAAGAGTGGACGGCTCTTTTGGCCAAGGCGGGGCTGACCATCCGGGCCATTGAGAGGCCGGCAGGAAGTGAGCTCTCGGTCATTGAGGCAACATTGAGCAGTGTCAACGGAGAGGTGGCGAATGGTGTGAATGGGCACGCTTAG
- a CDS encoding FAD-binding-3 domain-containing protein, translating to MQINDQTTTQPNGTHTNGISTNGTHSNGLKPNGTSNGTHQNGTNPIPKERLEDCIKRGIDVKVMRYPETGINVLIAGAGLGGITCALECWRKGHNVRVIDRSPGPVWTGDNVQIQPSAILLLRHWPEMGYEIEDNQYDVAMSYYKQTGERIWGPAPPMFNDPEHLAGRRGFPSVNAHSRIKLYRAFLRQAERIGLKIEWGCKVVEYWEDLEQGAGGVVLENGEKRTADIVVAADGLRTKSNTIVPGMPKELKTSGKAIYRAGYPVEHALKDPTVREMWNFDPNSQPIWQFWLGNGAHAMIALTHDLAFWSFIHSHAESATESWVPDIDPAEVIEVMEKNAAVHPAIAAFIRTAPKGSVVNWQLKFRDPHEQWTSPGGRVVQLGDAAHAFLPTSGNGATQAIEDGVTLATCLQLAGKAEAANATKAYNKLRYQRVSCGQKMGFVNQQLKQHTDWDAIAKNPALVRSRYPKWVWSHDPEAYAYEKFAEALHHVLSDGEVPLNNTNYPKGHKFRKWTMQEVQEQIQAGQSLEELQDGDWA from the exons ATGCAAATCAACGACCAAACCACTACACAGCCAAATGGCACTCACACCAATGGCATTTCTACCAATGGGACTCACTCAAATGGATTGAAGCCAAACGGCACATCCAACGGCACACATCAGAACGGCACAAACCCAATCCCCAAAGAGCGTCTCGAAGATTGCATCAAAAGAGGCATCGACGTCAAGGTCATGCGCTACCCCGAGACCGGAATCAATGTCCTCATCGCTGGTGCTGGTCTTGGCGGCATCACTTGCGCCCTTGAGTGCTGGCGCAAGGGTCACAACGTTCGAGTCATTGACAGAAGCCCTGGCCCTGTCTGGACAGGTGACAACGTCCAGATCCAACCTTCCGCTatcctccttctccgtcaCTGGCCTGAAATGGGCTATGAGATTGAGGATAACCAGTACGACGTCGCCATGTCTTACTACAAGCAGACCGGCGAGCGCATCTGGGGCCCTGCACCACCCATGTTCAACGACCCCGAGCATCTTGCTGGCCGAAGGGGCTTTCCCTCTGTCAATGCCCACAGCCGAATCAAGCTTTACCGTGCGTTCCTGCGACAGGCTGAGCGTATCGGGTTGAAGATTGAATGGGGCTGCAAGGTTGTCGAGTACTGGGAGGACCTTGAGCAAGGTGCTGGAGGAGTTGTGCTGGAGAACGGCGAGAAGCGAACTGCCGATATTGTTGTCGCAGCCGATGGCCTGCGAACAAAGTCCAACACTATTGTCCCAGGGATGCCTAAGGAGCTGAAGACGAGTGGAAAGGCCATCTACAGGGCTGGCTACCCTGTCGAGCACGCGTTGAAGGACCCGACTGTGAGGGAGATGTGGAACTTCGATCCCAACAGCCAGCCCATCTGGCAGTTTTGGCTTGG CAACGGTGCTCATGCCATGATTGCTCTCACCCACGATCTTGCTTTCTGGAGCTTCATCCACTCG CACGCCGAGTCTGCTACCGAGTCCTGGGTCCCAGACATTGACCCAGCTGAGGTCATCGAGGTTATGGAGAAGAATGCCGCCGTCCATCCAGCCATCGCAGCATTCATCAGGACAGCACCCAAGGGGTCCGTTGTCAACTGGCAGCTCAAGTTCAGAGATCCCCATGAGCAGTGGACTTCCCCTGGCGGTCGTGTTGTCCAGCTCGGAGACGCAGCCCACGCTTTCCTCCCAACATCTGGAAACGGCGCAACCCAAGCCATCGAAGACGGTGTCACACTGGCTACCTGCCTCCAACTTGCCGGTAAGGCTGAAGCAGCCAACGCAACCAAGGCCTACAACAAGCTTCGCTACCAAAGAGTATCCTGCGGCCAAAAGATGGGCTTCGTCAACCAACAACTCAAGCAACACACAGACTGGGACGCTATCGCCAAGAACCCTGCCCTCGTTCGCTCGCGGTACCCCAAGTGGGTGTGGTCGCACGACCCGGAGGCGTACGCGTACGAAAAGTTTGCTGAGGCATTGCACCACGTTCTGAGCGACGGTGAGGTGCCGCTGAACAACACAAACTATCCCAAGGGTCACAAGTTTAGGAAGTGGACTATGCAGGAGGTGCAGGAACAGATCCAGGCTGGACAGAGTCTAGAGGAGCTTCAGGATGGAGATTGGGCTTAG
- a CDS encoding PKS-ER domain-containing protein: protein MATHTAAWIKHKHAPLEIGPIETPTPGPGEILVKVSFIAFSPIESKQQKIEVHPLTYPNILGLSFSGVVESVGPGVEKFSKGDNVAVARPHGKANDPRFGSFQQYALACAENTSKLPSSEFLESGAKVVLNLATVTAACSHFLGLERPGLDKPKSQRGERILVYGGSSSCGGLAIRYAAAAGYEVVTTSSPKNRQYVTSLGPVAVIDHTNPPDKIIQDLQSHGPYHRILDTIGVPPVTNIITKYLSSAGGGSYNTLIPVFPGTNPIPENVERRFESYGWIFNNPEHEEFRKWYYEALVPQGLESVVIVPTPSQRVDGGLANTQHALDIMDRGEVSGHKLVLNPWN, encoded by the exons ATGGCAACACATACCGCAGCTTGGATCAAGCACAAGCACGCTCCTTTGGAGATTGGCCCTATTGAAACTCCGACTCCGGGGCCTGGGGAGATTCTTGTCAAAGTCAGCTTCATTGCTTTTAGTCCAATTGAATCCAAACAACAGAA GATTGAAGTTCATCCTTTGACCTACCCCAATATCCTCGGTCTCTCATTCTCCGGCGTTGTTGAGAGTGTCGGCCCTGGTGTTGAGAAGTTCTCCAAAGGCGACAACGTAGCTGTTGCTCGCCCCCACGGCAAAGCGAATGATCCAAGATTTGGGTCTTTCCAGCAATATGCGCTTGCATGTGCCGAGAATACGTCCAAGTTGCCATCCAGCGAGTTCTTAGAGTCAGGAGCCAAGGTTGTTCTTAATCTCGCTACCGTCACAGCAGCATGCTCTCACTTTCTTGGCCTAGAACGGCCTGGTCTTGATAAACCCAAGTCTCAGAGGGGTGAAAGAATCCTTGTATATGGAGGTTCAAGCTCCTGTGGTGGCCTTGCCATACGATATGCGGCAGCTGCTGGTTATGAAGTTGTCACCACTTCTTCACCTAAAAACCGTCAATATGTCACTTCCTTGGGTCCGGTTGCGGTGATCGATCACACCAACCCTCCCGACAAGATCATCCAGGACCTGCAAAGCCACGGTCCCTATCATCGCATTTTGGACACCATCGGGGTTCCGCCAGTTACCAACATTATTACCAAGTATCTCAGCAGCGCCGGCGGAGGATCTTACAACACTCTTATTCCCGTTTTCCCAGGCACAAACCCAATCCCAGAAAATGTGGAACGCAGATTCGAGTCATACGGATGGATCTTCAATAACCCAGAGCATGAAGAGTTCAGGAAGTGGTACTATGAAGCGTTAGTACCCCAGGGACTTGAGTCTGTAGTCATTGTGCCCACTCCGTCGCAACGGGTCGATGGAGGGCTTGCCAACACTCAACATGCACTGGATATCATGGACCGAGGGGAAGTGAGCGGACATAAGCTTGTCCTGAACCCATGGAACTAG
- a CDS encoding Zn(2)-C6 fungal-type domain-containing protein, with amino-acid sequence MSRPMGRDGPRLQVSRACVHCQRRKTRCAGSNNGQRACSYCLNTGKTCSFDQRPDRTPLTRKNLDDAETRCMQLRSLLEKFNPGLDIDAELAALGSSSDVVQDSPDGVEDGAAREDYEWNEASSHVSPGSSAMHKDGMAILPSLNAGYLGRSSGSEILQEVTALLPPSTILSPSGSDESHPLPAQPAARGVGPDPPQLASLAVINALIDGYFRLFNTSYPILHEPTFRSEVANRDRVCANPTWRIIYYMVLAIGSWLLDNNTTPEQCPFYSAARSRISMQVFEAGTIRTVQGLLLMGNYLQKRDRPNTGYSLIGLAQRIAFGIGLHRERPSAEDKVVFERHRQLFWVVYCFDSGFSITTGRPMAVLEGFIDQALPRNIDDQDCDNSSIVPAPVNYPTTYSALIAQAQLVRIANGIHHEFLSAKTANQKMEYQLAEIMAQKLDMWRDNLPAYFTSPDVPAWFLGPRSIVLWKEQNLRILLWRGTKKVHPYLPSRMDARGRCLDAAMETIQSISSFVASYGSSLHPGIVWYGTYFIFQAMLVLEASRLGRDGQPDQDFPCDSEGWEASISAATQCLESLARMNSSAALCLEFIERIHRSAGSTAGEMPGTQMDSAQQATDGVLTYDHLFDPTAWTSEMDNIATDPVLRELIGEAFLDFEAVPTMACDLDLSA; translated from the exons ATGAGTCGTCCCATGGGGAGGGATGGGCCACGGCTCCAAGTCAGCCGAGCCTGTGTCCACTGCCAAAGGCGCAAAACACGCTGTGCGGGGAGCAACAATGGCCAAAGAGCTTGCAGTTACTGCTTGAACACTGGGAAAACGTGTAGTTTTGACCAGCGCCCGGATCGAACCCCGCTCACTCGCAAAAACCTTGATGACGCTGAGACGCGTTGCATGCAGTTGAGGTCGCTTCTGGAGAAGTTCAACCCTGGCTTGGATATCGACGCCGAGCTCGCAGCACTCGGTAGCAGTTCTGATGTTGTACAAGATTCGCCCGATGgcgttgaagatggcgcGGCTCGAGAAGATTATGAGTGGAATGAGGCCTCATCGCACGTCTCGCCCGGTTCCTCAGCCATGCACAAGGATGGCATGGCAATTCTACCGAGCCTCAATGCTGGATACCTCG GCCGAAGCTCAGGGTCCGAGATCCTTCAAGAGGTGACGGCCTTACTCCCGCCATCAACGATTCTATCACCCAGTGGCAGTGATGAATCCCACCCGCTTCCCGCCCAGCCTGCTGCGAGAGGCGTTGGCCCAGACCCTCCACAGCTTGCATCTTTGGCTGTCATCAACGCGTTGATTGATGGGTATTTTCGCCTGTTCAACACCTCTTACCCAATTCTCCACGAGCCAACATTCCGAAGTGAAGTCGCCAACCGAGACAGGGTGTGTGCCAACCCGACCTGGcgtataatatattatatggTTCTGGCCATTGGGAGCTGGCTGCTGGACAATAACACAACTCCCGAACAATGCCCGTTTTACTCTGCTGCTAGATCACGTATCTCGATGCAGGTATTTGAGGCCGGTACTATCAGAACTGTTCAGGGTTTGCTTCTGATGGGCAACTATCTGCAGAAGCGAGACAGGCCGAATACTGGATACAGTCTCATCGGTCTTGCCCAAAGGATCGCATTCGGGATTGGTTTGCATCGGGAAAGGCCGTCGGCCGAGGACAAGGTCGTGTTCGAGCGGCATCGACAGCTGTTCTGGGTCGTCTACTGTTTTGATAGTGGTTTCAGCATCACCACTGGTCGCCCGATGGCAGTTCTTGAGGGCTTTATAGATCAAGCTCTACCCCGGAACATTGACGACCAA GACTGTGATAATTCATCCATTGTGCCGGCTCCTGTCAACTACCCTACCACTTACTCCGCCCTCATTGCTCAAGCTCAGCTAGTCAGGATTGCAAACGGGATTCACCACGAGTTCCTCTCCGCAAAGACGGCCAACCAAAAGATGGAATACCAGCTGGCTGAGATCATGGCCCAGAAGCTGGACATGTGGAGAGACAACCTCCCGGCATACTTTACTAGTCCAGATGTCCCGGCCTGGTTTCTGGGCCCGCGGTCAATCGTTTTATGGAAAGAGCAAAACTTGCGCATTCTGCTATGGAGGGGAACCAAGAAGGTTCATCCATATTTACCAAGTCGCATGGATGCCAGGGGTCGCTGCCTTGATGCCGCGATGGAGACTATACAgtccatctcctcctttGTCGCCTCCTATGGAAGTAGCCTGCACCCTGGAATCGTTTGGTATGGAACCTACTTCATCTTCCAAGCAATGCTGGTACTCGAAGCCAGCCGTCTtggccgagatggccaaCCTGACCAAGATTTCCCGTGCGACTCTGAGGGCTGGGAGGCCTCAATATCTGCCGCCACCCAATGTCTTGAGTCACTTGCCCGAATGAATAGCTCCGCCGCCCTCTGCCTCGAGTTCATTGAGAGAATTCATCGTTCAGCCGGATCGACAGCTGGAGAAATGCCTGGTACCCAGATGGACTCTGCGCAGCAAGCCACGGATGGTGTCCTCACCTATGACCATCTTTTTGATCCGACGGCTTGGACGTCGGAAATGGACAACATCGCCACTGACCCAGTTTTACGGGAGCTCATTGGCGAGGCCTTTTTGGACTTTGAGGCTGTACCAACTATGGCTTGTGACCTCGACTTGTCTGCTTGA